From Plasmodium falciparum 3D7 genome assembly, chromosome: 9, one genomic window encodes:
- a CDS encoding nucleoporin NUP221, putative, producing the protein MFNQNFNNSNLNKGNFQDSNNLLKNKNMFMQNSSQNNNIFGTFNQNNNTNKSLFGNSNLQSNIGNTDNSLFGGSKIQQPNNALVNKSIFNLGGSSGTSTGLSGGKSIYDNMNSQSNLNTKNIFGSTNVSNNTQGNMGGNSLFMNANNQNNLNMKNIFGSSSGLNNQTSNLGNKSIFGGLQPSNQTTPSNNIFGNMSSNQTNSSNIFGNLSSTSQNKSNSIFGGLGTSTNQSTGGGLFGNTGATSQNKTGGIFGGLSSTNQASTSSTSMFGGLSSNQAKPTNSLFGGLSSGATSNTGTQQSGNLFGSASGIGQSKTVGGIFGNLSSTNQASTSSSNMFGGLSSNQAKPTSSLFGGLSSGTTTNTSTQQSGNLFGSATGLGQNKTGGGIFGTLPSANQTSTTSSNMFGGLSTNQAKPTSSLFGGMSSGTTGITTNTTAQSGNLFGGTGTSQNKTGNLFGALPGANQTSTTSNIFGGLSSAQSKPTSNIFGTMGTVSATTTAASTSSNIFGSTGGLNQSKPSTGNVFGSLQTMTQPGSTNMFGTTQGTSQGLTSTNMFSSSTVPGSSQNKFTNMFGTLSGTTGSTPMGTLTTPNSTTTATTGLTGTGVGGTSGTSNIFGNVSGGSSFGNLSANKNIFGSTGTGMTLSTASTSLSPSVGTSLGQNLGGAMTSTLNTNLTTPGFGQSGGSNIFGNLGGTVTSNIGSTITPTPSSSTLLGSTLTSGLSTTTDTASKNFLLGDKNALTISPLGGTSTLPTSSTNLTMQTGTGLTSSTPNILINDQPRVVSNLNLVNELKRDKESNLRSTDNFHGLHDELTITKKKESIFDKIYNDDIDNEEEEEEDEEGGSSGGLFYNYINLIINDNINNIQKSTLTLLNDHDSLMWDNFKSHIFKNFVDYLVNFKQKKNQKMIKGNVLDLDQHEFQILIWLYNVNSTKLNFIPFKSFYYLLLSETNLNYSKVLIGGSDKKILLDNFIEVNDHYYINSNNDIFKSQLNKYRNSSLHRDEYNSSLDIDSMYKQLLKDILNSLLNMNLSITKENIRKNTKTENLKNGNEGKGAGLEIKKKRVDEKKKKKPTRGKKKKRVAKYKSEVNEDSYENDDNDENVNDNDNDESVGDNDESVDDNDKSVDDNDQSDYNNDQSYDDNVENNINTRKMVRVPQFRYENILLNYLFGTLQHLHDKFYKIEISNYVSKDLNQIDEYFFDSKSNAIFSYCYNNFYKNEMDKENSTIHFFFYLVNIMFRCGNYVGLIQIIKLEEFIKNLNIDNYLYDFVILLIRILLLIYNKKNTMNIFENMKVDIDCSDIFKKKIHMSNIINFFHSIIYLCINNIYAYDLLCILFSDIFCKKGNMYTNRDKKIAMKNIFFYIRKKNVTINNNNNNNNNTSSSNHNNNYINHGASIFHSVSDDDLLADKNYIKEIRNRHMNYDYNNDKIMMNGSLRKNRRHANNSNKDGNIYYNDTINDSSNDDYGEDEADDGYNSRDHDKPNKKKKPFFFDMISNMLQKPKTVKGYENDFNNGMDINDEVNKGIYNLRKSTFSKNPNDIYLGVTNRHAFNFQYCNIETSIWIELCLFLSKNFNIYGSKFIDNFDIIDTDVLYCDEENVSHINDTKCRRERINKRIEVLFITISNYIISENKEYLYICSKLKVDEVMNNFLINDGKISEKLKGNINKVLKNNFLLYIKLFYYLLLVGNIYTTIVFLSCVSNNVQRILLVLSIFLHNNNIFENHLLNNIKMKTLQYLKFRNDHNSILDTSHDITDVQNSENKFNLILLSMSNVDLPFDHFVLRNNNINILLKITYLLNLKTNISIKLLKSIVQENQDVLLHESVIGHINNDGNIFYGKLHDFLFLFKNKIKIRKDIKCFFLMYYILYKQNVSNNILLKTRQNEMDDEYLYKSRNFKFVHNKNINTLNKISLDNSLISVHSSILYKISQFYAILAYFANQRKNYIISFICYYILKDEDSAINSLIRIYNDELIYYFHNNEKEYNYIRKCAFRFFHLAKNMWPSNVKLESIENKSYLILCILFMKKKLFEEAFVIFSTNLVPDNMLEKLSTADYYNIDLSSNFLMTLKELCTQNYRIDELVSKPALKAIIKFLNPIKDKLDPQIVESINYLDEINY; encoded by the exons ATGTTCAAccaaaattttaataattcgaATTTGAATAAAGGGAACTTTCAAGattcaaataatttattaaaaaataagaatatgtTTATGCAAAATTCAtcacaaaataataacatatttgGAACAtttaatcaaaataataatacgaaTAAGAGTTTATTTGGGAATAGTAATTTACAATCAAATATTGGTAATACAGATAATTCTCTTTTTGGAGGTTCAAAAATTCAGCAACCTAATAATGCATTAGTAAATAAgagtatatttaatttaggTGGGAGTAGTGGTACTTCCACTGGTTTAAGTGGTGGGAAAAgtatttatgataatatgaatagcCAATCAAatttaaatacaaaaaatatatttggttCTACAAATGTTAGTAATAATACTCAAGGAAATATGGGTGGTAACAGTTTATTTATGAATgctaataatcaaaataatttaaatatgaaaaatatatttggatCCTCCTCAGGTTTAAATAATCAAACAAGTAATTTAGGtaataaaagtatatttGGAGGTTTACAACCAAGTAATCAAACAACACcatcaaataatatttttggtAATATGTCATCGAATCAAACTAATTCAAGTAATATATTTGGTAATTTATCATCAACTAGTcaaaataaatcaaatagCATATTTGGAGGATTAGGTACTTCTACGAATCAAAGCACTGGTGGTGGACTTTTCGGAAATACAGGGGCTACTAGTCAAAATAAAACTGGGGGTATTTTTGGTGGATTATCATCGACAAATCAAGCTTCGACAAGTAGTACTAGTATGTTTGGAGGTTTGTCTTCTAATCAAGCCAAACCTACAAACAGTTTATTTGGTGGATTATCGAGTGGAGCAACAAGTAATACTGGTACTCAACAATCTGGTAATTTATTTGGAAGTGCATCAGGCATTGGTCAAAGTAAAACCGTTGGTGGTATTTTCGGTAACTTATCATCAACAAATCAAGCTTCTACAAGTAGTAGTAATATGTTTGGTGGTTTATCTTCCAATCAGGCTAAACCTACAAGTAGTTTATTTGGTGGATTATCTAGTGGTACTACTACAAATACAAGTACTCAGCAGTCTGGAAATTTATTCGGAAGTGCTACAGGATTAGGTCAAAATAAAACTGGTGGTGGTATTTTCGGTACCTTACCATCAGCAAATCAAACTTCGACAACTAGTAGTAATATGTTTGGAGGTTTATCGACCAATCAAGCCAAACCTACAAGTAGTTTATTTGGAGGAATGTCAAGCGGCACAACGGGAATAACAACCAATACTACTGCACAGTCAGGTAATTTGTTTGGTGGGACTGGAACTAGTCAGAATAAAACTGGTAATCTTTTTGGAGCATTACCAGGAGCTAATCAAACATCCACAACAAGTAATATATTTGGAGGTTTATCTTCTGCACAAAGTAAACCTACAAGTAACATTTTTGGTACTATGGGAACCGTAAGTGCGACTACAACAGCGGCATCAACTAGTAGTAATATATTTGGTTCTACTGGTGGTTTGAATCAAAGTAAACCATCTACAGGTAATGTTTTTGGATCATTACAAACAATGACTCAACCAGGAAGTACAAATATGTTTGGAACAACACAAGGAACATCTCAAGGTTTAACAAGTACTAATATGTTTTCATCAAGTACTGTACCTGGAAGTAGTCAAAATAAATTTACTAATATGTTTGGAACGTTATCTGGGACTACTGGAAGTACACCCATGGGTACATTAACAACGCCTAATAGTACTACAACTGCAACGACTGGATTAACGGGTACAGGTGTAGGGGGTACATCCGGTACAAGTAATATATTTGGAAATGTATCAGGGGGTAGTAGTTTTGGTAATTTAAGTgcaaataagaatatatttggTTCAACGGGTACAGGTATGACATTAAGTACGGCAAGTACAAGTTTGAGTCCTAGTGTAGGTACTTCCTTAGGCCAAAATTTAGGTGGCGCCATGACATCTACTTTGAATACTAATTTAACTACTCCTGGTTTTGGTCAAAGTGGAGGTAGTAACATTTTTGGTAATTTAGGTGGTACCGTAACTAGTAACATAGGTAGCACAATTACTCCTACCCCTAGCAGTAGTACTTTATTAGGTAGTACATTAACAAGCGGATTAAGCACGACTACAGATACTGCATCAAAGAACTTTTTATTAGGTGATAAAAATGCGCTCACGATTAGTCCACTAGGTGGAACCTCAACATTACCTACGAGTAGTACTAATTTGACTATGCAAACAGGAACAGGTTTAACAAGTAGTACAcctaatattttaataaatgatcAACCGAGAGTTGTGAGCAACCTGAACCTTGTTAATGAATTGAAGAGAGATAAAGAAAGTAATTTGAGGAGTACAGATAATTTCCATGGTTTACATGATGAGTTAACtattacaaaaaagaaagaaagtaTTTTTGACAAgatatataatgatgatatagaTAATGAAGAGGAggaagaagaagatgaagaagGTGGATCAAGTGGGggattattttataattatataaatttaataattaatgataatataaataatattcaaaaaagTACATTAACCTTATTAAATGATCATGATTCATTAATGTGGGATAACTTTAAAAGTCATATATTTAAGAATTTTGTTGATTATCTAGTAaattttaaacaaaaaaaaaatcaaaagatGATAAAGGGTAATGTATTAGATTTAGATCAACATGAATttcaaatattaatatggttatataatgtaaattCAACCAAATTGAATTTTATACCTTTTAAAAGtttctattatttattaCTAAGTGAAactaatttaaattattctaAAGTTTTAATAGGAGGAtctgataaaaaaatattattagataATTTTATAGAAGTTaatgatcattattatattaattcgaataatgatatatttaagtcacaattaaataaatatcgAAATAGTTCATTGCATAGAGATGAATATAATAGTTCTTTAGATATCGATTCTATGTATAAACAgttattaaaagatatattgaATAGTTTATTGAATATGAATTTGTCCATAACAAAGGAAAATATCAGAAAGAATACGAAAACAGAAAATTTGAAAAATGGTAATGAGGGAAAAGGTGCAGggttagaaataaaaaaaaaaagagttgatgaaaaaaaaaaaaaaaaaccaacaagaggaaaaaaaaaaaaaagggttGCTAAATATAAAAGTGAAGTTAATGAGGATAGTTATGAAAATGATGAcaatgatgaaaatgttaatgataatgataatgatgaaagtGTTggtgataatgatgaaagtgttgatgataatgataaaagtGTTGATGATAATGATCAGAGTGATTATAACAATGATCAAagttatgatgataatgttgaaaataatataaatacaagaAAGATGGTAAGAGTTCCCCAATTTagatatgaaaatattttattgaattatttatttggtaCCCTTCAACATTTACatgataaattttataaaatcgaGATAAGCAATTATGTTTCAAAAGATTTAAATCAAAtagatgaatatttttttgattctAAATCGAATgctatattttcatattgttataataatttttataagaatGAGATGGATAAAGAGAATAGTactattcatttttttttttatttagttAATATTATGTTTCGATGTGGTAATTACGTTGgtttaatacaaataataaaacttgaagaatttataaaaaatttgaatattgataattatttatatgattttgtaatattattaataagaatattattattaatttataataaaaagaatacgatgaatatttttgaaaatatgaaaGTTGATATTGATTGTAGTGATATATTTAAGAAGAAAATACACATgtcaaatataataaatttttttcattcaattatatatttatgtataaataatatatatgcatatgatttgttatgtatattattttctgatatattttgtaaaaaaggaaatatgtATACTAATCGTGATAAGAAAATTGCtatgaagaatatatttttttatattagaaAGAAGAATGTtacaattaataataataataataataataataatactagtagtagtaatcataataataattatattaatcatGGTGCAAGTATTTTTCATAGTGTTTCTGATGACGATTTATTGGCTGATAAGAATTATATCAAAGAAATACGAAATAGACATATgaattatgattataataatgataagatAATGATGAATGGTTCGCTTCGTAAGAATCGTCGTCATgcaaataatagtaataaagatggtaatatatattataatgataccATAAATGATAGTAGTAATGATGATTATGGAGAAGATGAAGCTGATGATGGATATAATAGTAGAGATCATGATAAAccgaataaaaaaaaaaaaccatttttttttgatatgaTTAGTAATATGCTTCAAAAGCCTAAAACAGTAAAAGGATATGAGAATGATTTTAATAATGGTATggatataaatgatgaagtaaataaaggaatatataatcTTCGTAAAAGTACTTTTTCAAAAAATCCTAATGATATTTACTTAGGTGTTACTAATAGACATGCCTTTAATTTTCAATATTGTAATATTGAAACAAGTATATGGATAgaattatgtttatttttatcaaagaattttaatatatatggaagTAAATTTATAGATAATTTTGATATAATAGATACTGATGTGTTATATtgtgatgaagaaaatgtatCACATATAAATGATACAAAATGTCGAAGAGAAcgtataaataaaagaattgaagttttatttataacaatatcaaattatattattagcgaaaataaagaatatttatatatatgttctaaACTTAAAGTAGATGAAgttatgaataattttttaattaatgatGGGAAAATAtctgaaaaattaaaaggaaatataaataaggtATTAAAGAAcaatttcttattatatataaaattattttattatttattattagttggtaatatatatacaactattgtatttttatcttGTGTTTCAAATAATGTACAAAGAATTTTATTAGTATTAAGTATCtttttacataataataatatttttgaaaatcatttattaaataatataaaaatgaaaacattACAGTATTTAAAATTTAGAAATGATCACAATAGTATATTAGATACATCTCATGACATCACAGATGTACAGAATTCAGAAAacaaatttaatttaatattattaagtaTGAGTAATGTGGATTTACCTTTTGATCATTTTGTTTTAcgtaataacaatattaatatattattgaaaataacttatttattaaatttaaaaacgAATATTagtattaaattattaaaaagtatTGTACAAGAAAATCAGGATGTATTATTACATGAAAGTGTAATTggacatataaataatgatgggaatatattttatggaaAGTTGCAtgactttttatttttatttaaaaataaaattaaaataagaaaagatattaaatgttttttcttaatgtattatatattatataaacaaaatgtttcaaataacattttattaaaGACAAGACAAAATGAAATGGAtgatgaatatttatataaatcaagAAATTTCAAATttgtacataataaaaatattaatacattaaataaaatttcttTAGATAATTCTTTAATAAGTGTACATTCATCAattctttataaaatatcTCAATTTTATGCAATCTTGGCTTATTTTGCAAACCAaaggaaaaattatataatatcgtTCATATGttattacattttaaaaGATGAAGACAGTGCCATCAATTcattaataagaatatataatgacgagttgatatattattttcataataatgagaaggagtataattatattcgTAAATGTGCCTTTAGATTTTTCCACCTCGCAAAg aatATGTGGCCATCCAATGTCAAACTGGAATCTATTGAAAATAAGTCTTATCTCATTTTATgcattttatttatgaaaaagaaacTGTTCGAAGAGGCctttgttattttttcaaCCAATTTGGTACCTGATAATATGCTTGAAAAGTTGTCAACAgctgattattataatattgatCTCTCGtcaaattttttaatgaCATTAAAGGAATTATGTACACAAAATTATAgg attGATGAACTTGTGAGTAAACCAGCATTGAAGGCAatcattaaatttttaaatccaataaaagataaattgGATCCACAAATTGTTGAAAGTATTAATTATTTGgatgaaataaattattgA